In the Arachis ipaensis cultivar K30076 chromosome B10, Araip1.1, whole genome shotgun sequence genome, one interval contains:
- the LOC107621409 gene encoding uncharacterized protein LOC107621409: MRRKNNRIDALLVNGRLIKNQTRIKIEIRDFYKKFYHQEESPLVGFRDGLVEMIGEEDALALEVQSTPEEVREAVWDCESSKAQGNDGYNMNFIKRCWNEIGSDFTTTVLDFFITSKLPADANLTWVALAPKFTGAKEIKDLRPISMVGCVYKVI, encoded by the coding sequence ATGAGGAGGAAGAACAATAGGATTGATGCGTTACTTGTTAATGGAAGATTAATAAAGAATCAAACTAGAATTAAGATTGAGATTAGGGACTTTTATAAGAAATTTTATCATCAGGAAGAGTCTCCTTTGGTGGGGTTCAGGGATGGTCTGGTGGAAATGATTGGTGAAGAGGATGCTTTGGCTTTGGAGGTGCAATCGACTCCTGAGGAGGTTAGAGAAGCAGTATGGGACTGTGAATCTTCTAAGGCACAAGGAAATGATGggtacaacatgaacttcataaagaGGTGCTGGAACGAAATTGGCTCTGATTTTACGACAACGGTGTTGGATTTTTTCATAACGTCTAAGTTACCGGCAGATGCTAATCTTACCTGGGTGGCGCTGGCCCCTAAGTTTACTGGGGCTAAGGAAATCAAAGACCTGAGGCCGATTAGTATGGTAGGCTGTGTGTATAAAGTCATATAA
- the LOC107621408 gene encoding uncharacterized protein LOC107621408, giving the protein MRDTKEEDWESDRGRRRRSQPPQVHHRKRTKRGRPNREHGRERQPVVMGATPFHHSILGVRLPKHFDKPTNMRYDGTQDPQEHLTAFEARMNLEGVGDEVRCRAFSVTLAGPAIRWFNALPQGSITTFADISRSFLAQFTTRIAKAKQPINLLGVTQRNGLLNEDFRKHLTTKPIWTMQEIQNVAREYINDEEVSQVVAANKRQPAYPSVRPSGGSERSKEHSRDGGTAKTFKPFSRVGKFTNYTPLAAPIVEVYQQITDKGILSKPRQLRDRTGGNKNLYCDYHKGYGHKIQDCFDLKDALEQAIRKGKLAEFAHLIRNLGGGTGQPRTKAAP; this is encoded by the exons ATGAGAGACACCAAAGAAGAAGACTGGGAAAGCGACAgaggacgaagaagaagaagccaacCACCGCAAGTGCACCACCGAAAAAGGACAAAGAGAGGCCGGCCTAACAGAGAACATGGCAGGGAAAGGCAACCGGTGGTCATGGGGGCAACCCCTTTCCACCACTCGATCCTTGGAGTACGACTACCAAAGCACTTTGACAAGCCGACAAATATGAGGTACGACGGTACCCAAGATCCCCAggaacatctaacggccttcgaggccaggatgaacctggaaggggtaGGCGACGAAGTGAGATGCCGGGCTTTCTCGGTAACCTTAGCTGGGCCGGCGATTCGTTGGTTTAATGCCCTCCCCCAGGGCTCCATAACCACATTTGCTGACATCAGTCGTTCTTTCTTGGCCCAGTTCACCACGCGCATCGCCAAAGCAAAACAACCGATTAACCTGCTAGGGGTGACGCAGCGAAACG GTTTGCTAAATGAAGATTTCCgaaaacacctcaccaccaagccCATATGGACAATGCAGGAAATTCAGAACGTAGCCAGGGAATACATTAATGATGAAGAGGTAAGTCAGGTCGTGgcagccaataaacggcagccagCATACCCTAGTGTCCGCCCATCCGGTGGCAGTGAGAGGTCCAAGGAACACTCCAGAGACGGAGGAACAGCCAAGACTTTCAAACCCTTTTCCCGTgttgggaagttcaccaactacacccccctaGCGGCTCCAATCGTCGAGGTTTATCAGCAAATCACCGACAAGGGCATCTTGTCAAAGCCCCGACAACTCAGggacaggacgggaggaaacaagaacctctatTGTGATTATCACAAGGGATATGGCCACAAGATCCAAGACTGCTTTGACCTGAAGGACGCCTTGGAGCAGGCCATCCGAAAAGGAAAGCTAGCCGAGTTCGCCCACCTAATAAGGAACCTAGGAGGAGGGACCGGTCAACCGAGGACAAAAGCTGCGCCATAA